The following proteins are co-located in the Aquarana catesbeiana isolate 2022-GZ linkage group LG02, ASM4218655v1, whole genome shotgun sequence genome:
- the LOC141126618 gene encoding T-cell ecto-ADP-ribosyltransferase 1-like, translated as MSHLGRIITIFCLFILKVKAEEEVLEELGLAEKAFDDQYLGCRQAMEDQIKTQSIFKAEMSANKDFRRAWNEAERIWDQKTKDSDDLHLPEGFIDLHAVAIVAYTGFIRTRFNEAVKSAGKSYRAYMDDFHFKFLHYYLTVALQLLYKDCEGKPQITYQGYEDLLYWLPSGTTRVKFGHFLHTSSSQSEAFQAGNTSFFTVLGCSGVPVDRFSEYPHEEEVVFPGYEVFTVMQIQEELNEFYLHSTGRWCSNFNCALIQGEHSKISVDDCINSVGNLTGPDREVWLRNMSEVAFSAVGNLTGPDREVWLRNMSEVAFSAGPPGPGFRSAAAGLASLIAAVVTFLF; from the exons ATGAGTCATCTCGGGAgaattataaccatcttctgccTGTTCATCCTGAAGGTGAAGGCAGAG GAAGAAGTCCTTGAAGAGTTAGGCcttgcagaaaaagctttcgatgaCCAATACTTGGGCTGCCGCCAAGCCATGGAGGACCAGATTAAAACACAAAGCATTTTCAAGGCTGAAATGTCTGCCAACAAGGATTTCCGGAGAGCCTGGAATGAAGCGGAGAGGATATGGGATCAGAAAACGAAGGATTCGGATGACCTTCATCTCCCTGAAGGTTTCATTGACCTCCATGCAGTCGCTATAGTGGCCTACACGGGTTTTATTCGAACAAGGTTTAACGAGGCGGTGAAGTCCGCGGGGAAATCGTACAGAGCTTATATGGATGATTTCCACTTTAAATTCCTGCACTATTATCTGACGGTGGCTCTGCAGCTCTTATACAAAGACTGCGAGGGGAAACCCCAAATTACGTATCAAGGCTATGAAGACCTTCTGTACTGGTTGCCCAGTGGAACCACCAGGGTCAAGTTTGGTCACTTTCTCCATACGTCTTCCAGTCAGTCTGAAGCCTTCCAGGCAGGGAACACCTCGTTCTTTACTGTGCTGGGCTGCTCTGGGGTCCCCGTAGACAGGTTCTCAGAGTATCCGCATGAAGAGGAGGTGGTGTTCCCGGGTTATGAAGTTTTTACCGTCATGCAAATTCAGGAAGAACTTAATGAGTTCTATCTGCACAGCACAGGAAGGTGGTGCAGTAACTTCAACTGTGCACTTATTCAAG GTGAGCACTCCAAAATTTCAGTGGATGATTGTATTAACTCAG TTGGTAACCTCACGGGGCCTGACAGAGAGGTGTGGCTTCGAAACATGTCGGAGGTGGCTTTCAGTGCAG TTGGTAACCTCACGGGGCCTGACAGAGAGGTGTGGCTTCGAAACATGTCGGAGGTGGCTTTCAGTGCAG